One stretch of Arthrobacter polaris DNA includes these proteins:
- a CDS encoding DUF2505 domain-containing protein: MALAASTTLSASAQSVTDVFTNADFIKHVSETVGGELKSFTISGPTSAAFTTKTVRTLPTTRMPELIQKFVGATLTVTQDESWSAPAADGSRTNTITLTVAKAPVDVTALQXLTVTGESTLVELTGEVKSGVPFLGAKIASAAEPVIGRALNLQATLAQKWLETHV; this comes from the coding sequence ATGGCACTTGCCGCCTCAACAACACTTTCAGCCTCGGCTCAGAGTGTGACAGATGTCTTTACCAATGCCGACTTCATCAAGCACGTCAGCGAAACAGTGGGCGGAGAGCTGAAATCCTTCACCATCAGCGGGCCCACCTCCGCGGCTTTCACCACCAAGACCGTGCGCACGCTGCCCACCACGCGGATGCCCGAGCTCATCCAGAAGTTTGTCGGCGCAACCTTGACTGTGACACAGGATGAATCCTGGAGCGCACCAGCGGCCGACGGCTCCCGCACGAATACCATCACACTCACAGTGGCCAAAGCCCCTGTAGATGTCACTGCCTTGCAANAGTTGACGGTCACTGGCGAATCAACCTTGGTGGAGCTGACCGGCGAGGTCAAATCCGGTGTGCCATTCCTTGGCGCCAAGATCGCCTCAGCGGCCGAGCCTGTCATTGGCCGTGCGCTAAACTTGCAGGCCACCCTCGCCCAGAAATGGCTAGAGACACACGTCTAA